Proteins encoded by one window of Chloroflexaceae bacterium:
- a CDS encoding polysaccharide deacetylase family protein translates to MIPFQLSVSGRGPANYVVRAFAAGRGAEAPLALPDPQADPDALSLAVGRSLFPNPVRQLLIDVARGADEAGARIQIQLYAAPDLADLPWELATLGQSRLWRPAVREDYTLVRSGELRPPPRPLPLSGPVRLLIACAPDAETAIAPLGHALAEAARSGRMVIDLLRDADPLALREALAEEPCHMLHIIAADAWGQGDAARLRLGRGLDGAGLASMLSDHADLRLVTLAASADADAAALSAVANRLHDDLGISAIALGGLDTAQVAAFCGPCYTAIAAGDPVDLAVTDGRAALEGQAGAWGAPRLWLVPGTEALFTFVPRPARAEPPPEVAATPPRMPVGAPLRPRRAAMAMSRALQAARAFVVDTTTVGKPMKHPPRAAHSHNPLLQPQLIALAAAILVLITLVSRVLPSNAAGDEKPGLTPVPTLGPSARPGPPPGPASVPEPRTFFSTVVASGDTLESVARRAGSDPAALAALNRLAPGEALRPGRPLVVPVYHDGESLPPAPIIKQGNPDQPLVAMTFDIEIDDASLYAILDALDARQIKGTFFVTGRWVKSFPEAAKAIVRRGHELGNHSLTHPAFSAIGADGAVNELAETERIVREITGASTRPYFRFPYGDSTPQMVETIGRAGYIAYHWSADDAGLPAWLERVAADPAQARGAILLLHGRHSSAAALPGYLDRMKALGLQPTTLSAVLR, encoded by the coding sequence GTGATCCCCTTTCAGCTGAGCGTCAGCGGGCGTGGTCCGGCGAACTATGTGGTGCGGGCCTTTGCTGCCGGGCGGGGGGCCGAGGCGCCCCTGGCCCTGCCCGACCCGCAGGCGGACCCCGATGCGCTGAGCCTGGCCGTCGGGCGGTCCTTATTTCCCAATCCGGTGCGGCAGTTGTTGATTGACGTGGCCCGGGGCGCCGACGAGGCCGGCGCGCGCATTCAGATCCAGCTCTATGCTGCGCCGGACCTGGCCGACCTGCCATGGGAACTGGCCACTCTCGGCCAGAGTCGCCTCTGGCGCCCCGCCGTGCGCGAGGATTACACGCTGGTGCGGTCGGGAGAACTGCGCCCGCCGCCGCGCCCTTTGCCCCTCAGCGGCCCGGTTCGCCTGTTGATCGCCTGCGCGCCCGATGCCGAAACGGCCATCGCCCCCCTGGGCCACGCCCTCGCCGAGGCCGCACGCTCCGGGCGCATGGTGATTGACCTGTTGCGCGACGCTGACCCCCTCGCCCTGCGCGAGGCCCTGGCCGAAGAACCCTGCCACATGCTGCACATCATCGCCGCTGATGCCTGGGGCCAGGGAGACGCCGCGCGTCTGCGGCTCGGACGAGGTCTGGACGGGGCAGGGCTGGCCAGCATGCTCTCCGACCATGCCGATCTGCGCCTGGTGACGCTGGCGGCCAGCGCCGACGCCGATGCTGCGGCTCTGAGCGCGGTGGCCAACCGCCTGCACGACGATCTTGGCATCAGCGCCATCGCCCTTGGCGGTCTCGATACCGCGCAGGTTGCAGCGTTCTGCGGGCCGTGCTACACGGCCATCGCCGCAGGCGACCCTGTGGATCTGGCGGTTACCGATGGGCGGGCAGCGCTGGAGGGCCAAGCGGGGGCATGGGGCGCGCCGCGCCTCTGGCTCGTGCCGGGCACTGAGGCGCTGTTCACGTTCGTTCCCCGTCCGGCGCGCGCGGAACCACCGCCAGAGGTTGCTGCCACACCCCCGCGCATGCCCGTCGGCGCGCCCCTGCGCCCGCGCCGCGCCGCGATGGCGATGAGTCGCGCCCTGCAAGCGGCGCGCGCGTTTGTGGTGGATACGACCACGGTGGGCAAGCCGATGAAACACCCGCCTCGGGCAGCACACTCGCACAATCCGCTGCTCCAGCCGCAACTGATCGCTCTGGCCGCAGCCATTCTGGTGCTGATCACCCTGGTGAGCCGGGTGCTGCCATCGAACGCTGCCGGGGACGAAAAACCAGGTCTGACGCCTGTGCCTACCCTGGGCCCGTCGGCCCGGCCGGGTCCGCCGCCCGGTCCCGCCAGCGTCCCCGAACCGCGAACCTTCTTCAGCACCGTGGTCGCCTCCGGTGACACTCTGGAAAGCGTCGCCCGGCGCGCCGGCAGCGACCCTGCCGCTCTCGCCGCCCTCAATCGTCTGGCGCCAGGCGAAGCGCTGCGCCCTGGACGGCCCCTGGTCGTGCCGGTCTACCACGACGGCGAGAGTCTGCCACCTGCGCCGATCATTAAACAGGGCAACCCCGACCAGCCACTGGTGGCGATGACCTTCGATATTGAAATTGACGACGCCAGCCTCTACGCCATCCTCGACGCGCTCGACGCGCGCCAGATCAAGGGCACCTTTTTCGTGACCGGTCGCTGGGTAAAGTCGTTCCCGGAGGCGGCGAAGGCGATCGTGCGTCGCGGCCACGAGCTTGGCAATCACTCGTTGACCCACCCGGCCTTCTCGGCCATTGGCGCCGACGGCGCGGTCAACGAACTGGCGGAAACGGAGCGCATCGTGCGCGAGATCACCGGGGCCAGCACTCGCCCGTACTTCCGCTTCCCCTACGGCGACTCCACCCCGCAGATGGTCGAGACGATCGGCCGGGCCGGCTACATCGCCTACCACTGGAGCGCCGACGACGCAGGCCTTCCAGCCTGGCTGGAGCGCGTCGCGGCTGATCCCGCCCAGGCCAGGGGGGCCATTCTCTTGCTGCACGGACGCCACAGCAGCGCCGCGGCGCTGCCCGGCTACCTCGATCGCATGAAGGCTCTGGGGTTGCAGCCGACTACGTTAAGCGCGGTATTGCGGTAG
- a CDS encoding S1 family peptidase has product MISVDPRQIEQARLSLQGMVQEYLLSPEYSINLIDFGFPRRTDPVTRRRFWDTESVSLRFHVTKKYTLDELEALKLKVLPRRIGQFETDVIEAEYSVPLLAEVPSGARTAPRARLCGGLGISAFADIHGTLGGIVRDRQTGAPMILSNWHVLYATRNARTGQPIYQPILRSGKPQTAIVARAARERLSAPVTGSFSLDVAVAELIDPRSERWENFQLEIGTVAGVTRPQLGMQVVKSGLTSGRTSGVVTGIEGYGKMTYQGNWLRLIQRVVTISRYPLDRSTALVSMPGDSGSWWLDAATQRAVAVHYAGLRDGTRGQGMDMQAVLDALAVDLA; this is encoded by the coding sequence ATGATAAGCGTTGACCCGCGCCAGATCGAACAGGCCCGTCTCAGCTTGCAGGGCATGGTTCAGGAGTATCTACTTAGCCCTGAGTACAGTATCAATCTGATTGACTTCGGGTTCCCCCGGCGTACCGATCCGGTTACGCGGCGGCGCTTCTGGGACACTGAGAGCGTGAGCCTGCGCTTTCATGTGACCAAAAAATACACCCTGGATGAACTTGAGGCCCTGAAGCTCAAAGTGTTGCCCCGGCGCATCGGGCAGTTCGAAACCGACGTGATCGAAGCCGAGTACAGTGTGCCCCTCCTGGCGGAGGTTCCGTCCGGTGCGCGCACAGCGCCCCGCGCGCGGCTCTGCGGCGGGCTGGGCATTTCGGCCTTCGCCGATATTCATGGCACCCTCGGCGGGATCGTTCGCGATCGCCAGACAGGCGCCCCGATGATCCTGAGCAACTGGCACGTGCTCTACGCCACCCGGAACGCCCGTACTGGCCAGCCGATCTACCAGCCAATCTTGCGTTCGGGCAAACCCCAGACGGCCATCGTTGCTCGCGCGGCGCGCGAGCGGCTCTCGGCCCCCGTGACCGGCTCTTTCTCCCTGGATGTGGCCGTGGCTGAGCTGATTGACCCCCGCTCCGAGCGATGGGAAAACTTCCAGCTCGAGATCGGCACGGTCGCCGGAGTGACCAGGCCGCAGTTGGGGATGCAGGTCGTCAAATCCGGCTTGACCAGCGGCAGAACCTCTGGCGTGGTCACCGGCATTGAAGGGTACGGCAAGATGACCTACCAGGGCAACTGGTTGCGGCTTATCCAGCGCGTGGTCACCATCAGCCGCTACCCCCTTGATCGCAGTACGGCTCTGGTCAGTATGCCGGGCGACTCGGGATCGTGGTGGCTCGACGCCGCCACGCAGCGGGCCGTTGCCGTGCACTACGCCGGTCTGCGCGATGGCACCCGCGGTCAGGGCATGGATATGCAGGCGGTCCTCGACGCGCTGGCGGTGGACCTGGCGTGA
- a CDS encoding phosphodiester glycosidase family protein, producing the protein MSRRTIYFIAQMFLAILGAYFLFAWFTPDATVLSRYGLTAAMASQAGTEGLVDHLAPRRAPLAAHERLEAFNRESALQERAGEGRVEFYRRGVGGGELLYAVARLDERVHVEVINADGAIPGSDASGDTIWLDGRRHLQPVVEMVRAPFAVREGMDLLWAMAFGFHGAVRTSNEGSVVINGVVHRVNPWRGALCITADWRAMIGLFDAEELRRCQQAVGGGPVILWKGKIANPAVSAETDEFLPFNPLGEDFVQLDWRITVYSGAYPKTAVCVGDLAGGRSFLVLANSAGITGVELARAMRDMGCYDALGGDDDTSTQAVWRGQALWPRPQRPVPDAIAVYLRR; encoded by the coding sequence ATGTCGCGGCGAACCATCTATTTTATTGCCCAGATGTTCCTCGCCATCCTGGGGGCGTACTTCCTGTTTGCCTGGTTCACGCCTGACGCCACGGTGCTCTCGCGCTATGGGCTGACGGCGGCCATGGCGAGCCAGGCCGGAACGGAAGGTCTGGTTGACCATCTGGCGCCGCGGCGGGCGCCCCTGGCTGCCCACGAACGCCTGGAAGCGTTCAACCGCGAGAGCGCCCTGCAAGAGCGAGCCGGCGAGGGCCGGGTGGAATTTTACCGGCGCGGCGTCGGCGGCGGCGAGCTGTTGTACGCCGTGGCGCGCCTAGATGAGCGCGTGCACGTCGAGGTGATCAACGCCGACGGGGCCATTCCCGGCAGCGACGCCAGCGGCGACACCATCTGGCTCGATGGGCGGCGGCACCTGCAACCAGTAGTGGAGATGGTCCGCGCACCCTTCGCCGTCCGCGAGGGCATGGACCTCCTCTGGGCAATGGCCTTCGGCTTCCACGGCGCGGTGCGCACCTCCAACGAGGGCAGCGTGGTGATTAACGGCGTGGTGCATCGGGTAAACCCCTGGCGCGGCGCGCTGTGTATCACTGCCGACTGGCGGGCGATGATCGGTCTCTTTGACGCTGAGGAACTGCGGCGTTGCCAGCAGGCCGTGGGCGGCGGGCCGGTGATCCTCTGGAAAGGCAAGATCGCCAATCCTGCCGTCAGCGCTGAGACCGACGAGTTTCTCCCCTTCAATCCGCTGGGGGAGGACTTTGTGCAACTCGACTGGCGTATTACCGTGTACAGCGGCGCCTATCCAAAGACCGCCGTCTGCGTCGGCGATCTGGCGGGCGGGCGTTCGTTCCTGGTGCTGGCCAATTCCGCCGGCATCACGGGGGTGGAACTGGCGCGCGCCATGCGCGATATGGGCTGCTACGACGCCCTCGGCGGCGATGACGACACCTCTACCCAGGCGGTCTGGCGGGGGCAAGCTCTCTGGCCGCGGCCCCAGCGTCCCGTCCCCGATGCCATCGCCGTCTATCTGCGGCGGTGA
- a CDS encoding LCP family protein, with protein sequence MVYYVANSLYGSATPASVAPDGSSPQGREGSADMECAEARQLLDAGVAPGSTDPRRAALGFHLSRCAACRAYREHPGDLGLLAALLLESPPPAPPAPLPPPMPRTSRGRARPAQRRYAAWVAAIALLAGLGLVVGRIAVAAYTIQSNLAAMRVTGAPPVVATPALPGVATLPSTPTAPPVRPATGAAPAEAGLATAVAPGLTLSVTALPAIGAGATPVRLPAIDGRPIPTLPAISATPVRLPAIGGQPLPTLMPTVPVRPIPREPLNILLLGSDRRPGESWQTRSDAIVVVRLDPARQRIALLSIPRDLVVNIPGYGYARINAATVYGESDPYFGGGMELARATVSELLGLPIHHVVRADFSAFIAAIDAIGGVDVVVEQELYDPAYPTMDYGYMVAHFLPGPYHMDGETALIYSRMRHMDSNYARNRRQQQVLVAAFQRVREQNLIGQVEMLADLTTALRDHIQTDLSVEQMIGLAWAFRNVAPEMIERYAIDENRVYEGAIPGDPYATLPLPGAVETVVAQFVQGGE encoded by the coding sequence ATGGTATACTATGTAGCGAATAGTCTTTACGGTTCGGCGACACCGGCAAGTGTTGCCCCTGATGGGTCGTCACCGCAGGGGCGCGAAGGCAGCGCTGATATGGAGTGCGCCGAGGCGCGGCAGTTGCTTGACGCGGGGGTGGCGCCAGGGTCCACCGATCCGCGTCGCGCGGCGTTGGGGTTCCATTTGTCTCGTTGTGCCGCCTGCCGCGCTTATCGGGAGCATCCGGGGGATCTGGGGCTGCTCGCCGCGCTGCTGCTGGAGTCGCCGCCACCTGCCCCGCCTGCGCCGCTACCTCCCCCTATGCCCCGCACGAGTCGTGGGCGCGCTCGTCCGGCCCAAAGGCGCTACGCGGCCTGGGTTGCGGCGATCGCCCTGCTGGCCGGTTTGGGTCTCGTGGTGGGACGTATCGCCGTGGCTGCGTACACCATCCAGAGCAATCTGGCAGCAATGCGGGTGACCGGCGCGCCCCCGGTTGTGGCGACACCGGCGTTGCCGGGGGTCGCGACGTTGCCGTCCACTCCGACAGCGCCGCCCGTTCGCCCGGCGACCGGCGCCGCCCCCGCCGAGGCAGGCCTCGCTACTGCCGTGGCGCCCGGGTTGACCCTTTCCGTGACCGCCCTGCCTGCCATCGGCGCCGGCGCCACGCCGGTGCGCCTGCCGGCGATTGACGGGCGGCCCATTCCCACCTTGCCCGCAATCAGCGCCACGCCGGTGCGCCTGCCAGCGATCGGCGGGCAGCCCCTCCCCACCCTGATGCCGACTGTCCCGGTGCGGCCGATCCCCCGCGAGCCGCTTAACATCCTCCTCCTCGGCAGCGACCGCCGCCCCGGCGAGAGCTGGCAGACCCGCTCCGATGCGATTGTGGTCGTGCGCCTGGACCCGGCCCGGCAGCGTATCGCCCTGCTCTCGATCCCGCGCGACCTGGTGGTGAACATCCCCGGCTACGGCTACGCCCGCATCAATGCCGCCACTGTGTACGGCGAGTCTGATCCGTATTTTGGCGGCGGGATGGAACTGGCCCGCGCCACAGTGAGCGAGTTATTGGGCTTGCCCATTCATCACGTCGTGCGCGCCGATTTTAGCGCCTTCATCGCCGCGATTGACGCCATCGGCGGGGTGGACGTGGTGGTCGAGCAAGAGTTGTACGATCCGGCCTACCCCACCATGGACTACGGCTACATGGTGGCGCACTTCCTGCCGGGGCCGTACCATATGGACGGTGAGACGGCGCTGATCTACAGCCGCATGCGCCACATGGACAGCAACTACGCTCGCAATCGGCGTCAGCAACAGGTGCTCGTCGCCGCCTTCCAGCGCGTGCGCGAACAGAACCTGATCGGCCAGGTGGAGATGCTGGCCGATCTCACCACCGCTCTGCGCGACCATATCCAGACCGATCTGAGCGTGGAGCAGATGATCGGCCTGGCCTGGGCCTTCCGCAACGTTGCCCCGGAGATGATTGAACGCTACGCCATTGATGAAAACCGGGTCTATGAAGGGGCCATTCCGGGCGACCCGTATGCGACGCTGCCCCTGCCGGGCGCAGTGGAGACCGTGGTGGCGCAGTTTGTGCAGGGAGGGGAATGA
- a CDS encoding CapA family protein, whose protein sequence is MARPISLALLLLALLVALPPGALARAQPADGLDQPLLAANLCGAGDGSETHFTIAATGDTFPHDNIQAVGESQGYDVLFDVVRPFLQAADLAYTNFDGAMLEGSPISGYPLFNFNPALATALRNAGIDVVSTANNHILDRGPEGIDATLRVLEANGILQHGTAPVGAVRPPYLPLTLTRDGVSLTIGFISATWGTNGIPDPHGQVNLLYESTEYGQQGGVRQSILDAIAQADRETDLVLVAAHFGFEYQFYPHESQIDAARRMAEAGADVIIGAQSHTLQPVDILDVGGRKTLVIYSLANFLASQGAFQSSSYSATSVIFYVGLARGADGHVRVTGYRYLPIIHIDNDTRPAPIQPGSADDVIAHVRTIMRDPGGLRQVSPEPPAPGAIIPVCPSTTLAETPETPLTGDFAQHYATLGETVPRPLTDAIAVLGLPLGPPVTEPAGDCATPVPVLYTERQRLELHAAEPWPYRVSGSLLGVETFTRRYPGVALQRRADLAAADAFADPRFRAFYEQFGGLPIFGYPISGPLNEYHPETGAPVTVQYFERARFEVAPNVPPGAPLTDQVRLGLLGRELLAAGGVAMLCPGAPATDLNAPAGTDRAGRNGDGAPRSAADGGRGWFGGPFNWRFNGDGWWLPMLALAALLVALATLVGFAVADWRSFRRHGARRRRAYRRRRSAFERLGQAPASPVQHASARGPRETRASAHTGTTVRQAPPVPPPPAPDEDDDALLRRLLEE, encoded by the coding sequence ATGGCTCGCCCAATCTCCCTCGCCCTGCTGCTGCTCGCGCTGCTCGTTGCCCTGCCGCCGGGCGCGCTCGCTCGCGCCCAGCCCGCCGACGGGCTTGACCAGCCCCTGCTCGCCGCCAATCTGTGCGGCGCGGGCGATGGTTCCGAGACCCACTTCACCATTGCAGCCACCGGCGATACTTTTCCCCACGACAACATCCAGGCCGTCGGCGAGAGCCAGGGCTACGACGTGCTCTTCGATGTCGTGCGCCCCTTCCTCCAGGCTGCCGACCTGGCGTATACCAACTTCGATGGAGCGATGCTCGAAGGCTCCCCTATCAGCGGCTATCCCCTGTTCAACTTCAATCCGGCCCTGGCTACGGCGCTGCGCAACGCCGGGATTGACGTGGTCTCCACTGCCAACAACCATATTCTCGACCGCGGCCCTGAAGGCATCGACGCCACCCTGCGCGTGCTGGAGGCTAATGGCATCCTGCAACACGGCACGGCCCCGGTTGGCGCCGTCCGCCCGCCGTATTTGCCGCTGACCCTCACCCGCGACGGCGTTAGCCTGACAATTGGCTTTATTTCAGCCACCTGGGGCACCAACGGCATCCCCGATCCCCACGGGCAGGTCAATCTGCTGTACGAGTCGACTGAGTACGGCCAGCAGGGGGGCGTGCGCCAGAGCATCCTCGACGCCATCGCCCAGGCTGACCGGGAGACCGACCTGGTGCTGGTCGCGGCGCACTTCGGCTTCGAGTATCAGTTCTACCCCCACGAGAGCCAGATTGATGCCGCGCGGCGCATGGCCGAGGCCGGGGCCGACGTGATCATTGGCGCGCAGTCGCATACCCTGCAACCGGTGGACATTCTTGACGTTGGCGGGCGCAAGACGCTGGTAATCTACTCCCTGGCGAACTTTCTGGCCTCCCAGGGCGCCTTTCAGTCCAGCTCCTACTCGGCCACGTCAGTGATCTTCTACGTCGGGCTGGCCCGCGGCGCCGACGGCCACGTGCGCGTGACGGGCTACCGCTATCTGCCCATCATTCACATTGACAATGACACGCGCCCGGCGCCCATTCAGCCTGGCAGCGCCGACGACGTGATCGCCCACGTGCGAACGATTATGCGCGATCCCGGCGGCCTGCGGCAGGTGTCGCCGGAGCCGCCTGCGCCCGGCGCGATCATTCCGGTATGCCCTTCGACCACCCTGGCCGAAACGCCAGAAACGCCGCTCACCGGCGACTTTGCCCAGCACTACGCCACACTGGGCGAAACGGTCCCTCGACCGCTAACTGACGCGATCGCCGTGCTGGGGTTGCCCCTGGGGCCGCCGGTGACTGAGCCTGCCGGTGATTGCGCCACGCCCGTGCCGGTGCTCTACACCGAGCGGCAGCGTCTCGAACTCCACGCCGCCGAGCCGTGGCCCTATCGCGTCTCTGGCTCGCTCCTCGGCGTCGAGACCTTCACCCGCCGCTACCCCGGCGTGGCGCTCCAGCGGCGCGCCGATCTCGCAGCAGCAGACGCCTTCGCCGATCCGCGCTTTCGGGCCTTCTACGAGCAGTTCGGCGGTCTGCCCATCTTCGGCTATCCCATCTCCGGCCCGCTCAACGAGTATCATCCCGAGACGGGCGCGCCCGTGACGGTGCAGTACTTCGAGCGCGCCCGCTTTGAAGTCGCGCCCAACGTCCCTCCCGGCGCGCCGTTGACCGATCAGGTGCGCCTCGGCCTGCTCGGGCGCGAGTTGCTGGCCGCCGGTGGCGTGGCTATGCTCTGCCCCGGCGCTCCGGCGACTGACCTGAACGCCCCGGCGGGGACGGACCGCGCCGGTCGGAACGGTGATGGAGCGCCGCGCAGCGCCGCGGATGGCGGGCGCGGGTGGTTCGGTGGCCCGTTCAACTGGAGGTTTAACGGGGATGGCTGGTGGTTGCCGATGCTGGCTCTGGCCGCGCTGCTGGTGGCGCTGGCAACCCTGGTGGGGTTCGCGGTGGCCGACTGGCGCTCCTTCCGCCGCCACGGCGCCCGACGGCGGCGCGCCTACCGGCGCCGACGCAGCGCCTTTGAACGGCTGGGTCAGGCCCCTGCTTCCCCTGTTCAGCATGCGTCTGCCCGCGGGCCCCGAGAAACCCGCGCCTCGGCCCATACTGGCACGACCGTCCGCCAGGCGCCGCCCGTTCCGCCGCCGCCCGCCCCGGACGAAGATGACGACGCGTTGCTGCGGCGTCTGTTGGAGGAGTAA
- a CDS encoding prolyl oligopeptidase family serine peptidase, with product MHLPRWLPLLLILACLAVVAPAQAQQARNNVLNIDASRSGQQQDLLEPEEVDRLERIQTQTALYLPFSPPSPDDQTILVVSEEQVGFMNLSDGTIRTIDPEAFGRLTPLPLAGFSRFAWLDGQHLGALAIDERADSLQEAFVKLRINRDTLKVSGERITLPPDCDIVSVAPDLDRFLLVLLPPEAEEDAQMARPIRVPIARMAPGAARAEAIPLPPRLQQAVERMRRHPAFDHLWMRHEGETGEVAATPETLDLTLFDRRDGSLRYMTTVPAASVLFGETWTRDSSRFAISIFGLFDPDQERPELDGALLSEQVYRDVTGNLAPSENPILQYNNTYMVDWASGAVQIIQPSGTLPPILAAHAWSPDHRTLMVKAWHPARLKGRRHPIYTPQFSERTSFRFYDLSGQEVGRLESDLFSSGAFSRAAAEFISPDEIIFRAQKGTDRHPYYYNRVSGELRNLADRAGSYFNIYPTNTSREIVFMFSSYTEPPEIYRLGWDGQGLKRVTWFNEELRLFANLRQDPVRFTLRNGQTRVGVLVQPADAPFPPRHAPLVVWQEGGPGVAMVNRWLVNVENPSTLLPAMGFPLLITPLAGRAGYTPAVFNALADGSNFGALDIDEQAEIVRQMIARGWTRQGRVGITGCSYGGYFALQSVVRHPDLYAAANPQCAFIDLITDWTRGYDRLVPYLQGLPPYNIPEEYRRDSPAYNAARIKAAVLTFHGTEDFLPITQNENLHLQLVNRGLPARMLRFIGEGHGLEDPANQLYAAQEQVAWFRAYLK from the coding sequence ATGCACCTCCCGCGGTGGTTGCCCCTGTTGCTGATCCTCGCCTGCTTGGCAGTCGTCGCCCCGGCCCAGGCCCAGCAAGCACGAAACAATGTCCTCAACATTGACGCCTCGCGGTCTGGCCAGCAGCAGGATCTGCTGGAACCCGAGGAGGTCGATCGTCTCGAACGCATCCAGACGCAGACGGCGCTCTACCTGCCCTTCAGCCCGCCCAGTCCCGACGACCAGACGATCCTCGTCGTCTCCGAAGAGCAGGTAGGTTTCATGAACCTGAGCGATGGGACGATACGGACGATTGACCCGGAGGCGTTCGGGCGCCTGACGCCGCTGCCGCTGGCAGGCTTCTCGCGCTTCGCCTGGCTCGACGGGCAGCACCTGGGGGCGCTGGCGATTGATGAACGCGCCGACTCCCTTCAAGAAGCCTTTGTCAAGTTGCGCATCAACCGCGACACGCTGAAGGTAAGCGGCGAACGGATCACCCTGCCGCCAGACTGCGATATCGTCTCAGTCGCGCCCGACCTTGATCGTTTTCTCCTGGTGCTCCTGCCGCCCGAAGCTGAGGAGGACGCGCAGATGGCGCGCCCGATCCGCGTGCCGATTGCCCGCATGGCTCCCGGCGCCGCCCGTGCGGAAGCAATCCCTCTGCCTCCCAGGCTGCAACAGGCTGTTGAGCGGATGCGTCGCCACCCGGCCTTCGATCATCTGTGGATGCGCCACGAGGGCGAGACAGGAGAGGTGGCCGCCACGCCCGAAACGCTTGACCTGACGCTCTTTGATCGCCGCGATGGCAGCCTGCGCTACATGACCACCGTGCCTGCTGCGTCGGTGCTCTTCGGTGAGACCTGGACGCGCGACTCGTCCCGGTTCGCCATATCAATTTTTGGCCTGTTTGACCCGGACCAGGAGCGCCCTGAGCTGGACGGGGCTTTGCTCTCCGAGCAGGTCTACCGCGACGTGACCGGCAACCTGGCCCCGTCCGAGAACCCCATTCTGCAGTACAACAACACCTACATGGTTGACTGGGCCAGCGGCGCGGTGCAGATCATCCAGCCGAGTGGAACGCTGCCGCCCATCCTGGCCGCCCATGCCTGGTCACCGGATCATCGCACGCTGATGGTCAAGGCCTGGCACCCGGCGCGCCTCAAGGGCCGGCGCCACCCGATCTACACGCCGCAGTTTTCGGAACGCACCTCGTTCCGCTTCTACGATCTTTCCGGCCAGGAGGTTGGACGGCTGGAGAGCGATCTGTTTAGCAGCGGGGCCTTCTCGCGCGCCGCGGCGGAATTTATCTCTCCCGACGAGATCATTTTCCGCGCCCAGAAGGGCACCGACCGCCACCCCTACTACTACAACCGCGTCAGCGGCGAGTTGCGTAACCTGGCTGACCGGGCCGGCTCGTACTTCAACATCTACCCCACCAATACCAGCCGTGAGATCGTCTTTATGTTCAGCTCCTACACCGAGCCGCCGGAGATCTACCGGCTCGGCTGGGACGGGCAGGGCCTCAAGCGCGTGACCTGGTTCAACGAGGAGTTGCGGCTGTTCGCCAATCTGCGCCAGGACCCGGTGCGCTTCACTCTGCGCAACGGCCAGACCCGCGTGGGCGTGCTCGTCCAGCCCGCCGATGCTCCGTTTCCGCCCCGTCATGCGCCGCTGGTGGTGTGGCAGGAGGGCGGACCGGGCGTAGCTATGGTGAACCGCTGGCTGGTGAACGTCGAAAACCCCTCCACGCTCCTGCCGGCCATGGGTTTTCCGCTGCTGATCACCCCACTGGCCGGGCGCGCCGGCTATACCCCGGCAGTCTTCAACGCCCTGGCCGACGGCAGCAACTTCGGCGCGCTTGACATTGACGAGCAGGCCGAGATCGTGCGCCAGATGATCGCCCGCGGCTGGACGCGGCAGGGCAGGGTCGGCATTACCGGCTGTTCCTACGGCGGCTACTTCGCCCTGCAGAGCGTGGTGCGCCACCCCGACCTCTACGCCGCGGCCAACCCCCAGTGCGCGTTCATCGATCTGATAACCGATTGGACACGCGGCTACGACCGACTGGTTCCCTACCTGCAGGGCCTGCCGCCCTACAACATCCCGGAGGAGTACCGGCGCGACTCGCCGGCCTACAACGCTGCCCGAATCAAGGCGGCGGTGCTCACGTTTCATGGCACCGAGGACTTCTTACCAATCACCCAGAACGAGAACCTGCACCTGCAACTGGTGAACCGGGGGTTGCCAGCGCGGATGCTCCGCTTCATCGGCGAGGGGCACGGTCTGGAAGATCCGGCCAACCAGCTCTACGCGGCGCAGGAGCAGGTGGCCTGGTTCCGCGCGTACTTGAAGTAG